One genomic window of Arachis hypogaea cultivar Tifrunner chromosome 8, arahy.Tifrunner.gnm2.J5K5, whole genome shotgun sequence includes the following:
- the LOC112705922 gene encoding glutamate synthase [NADH], amyloplastic isoform X1, giving the protein MSSSSLSFAAAPAWSACTLPSNIASSRTQLNVRTVAKAKPKSFFGTRLRSSCRSLGSERLHVWRSQGPGRSPELRVVVRSALSAVPEKPMGLYDPAMDKDSCGVGFVAELSGEGNRKTVTDALEMLVRMTHRGACGCEANTGDGAGILVALPHQFYTEVVDFELPPPGKYAVGMFFLPTSDSRREESKNVFRKVAESLGHSVLGWRSVPTDNTGLGKSALQTEPVIEQVFLTPSTKSKLDLERQMYILRKLSDAAITSALDLHSDGIADFYTCSLSSRTVVYKGQLTPAQLKGYYFADLGNERFTSYMALIHSRFSTNTFPSWDRAQPMRVLGHNGEINTLRGNVNWMKAREGLLKCKELGLSENELKKLLPIVNTTSSDSGAFDGVLEFLVQSGKSLPEAVMMMIPEAWQNDKNMDPQRKAFYEYFSALMEPWDGPALISFTDGHYLGATLDRNGLRPGRFYVTHSGRVIMASEVGVVDIPPEDVCRKGRLNPGMMLLVDFEKHAVVNDDALKEQYSLSRPYGEWLKNQKIQLQDIVDSVHESERVPPSIAGVIPASGDDADMENMGIHGLLTPLKAFGYTVESLEMLLLPMAKDGTEALGSMGNDTPLAVMSNREKLTFEYFKQMFAQVTNPPIDPIREKIVTSMECMVGPEGDLTEITEEQCHRLSLKGPLLSIEQMEAIKKMNYRGWRSKVIDITYSKDCGKKGLDEALDRICAEAHDAINAGYTTLVLSDRAFSRKRVSVSSLLAVGAVHQHLVKTLERTRVALMVESAEPREVHHFCTLVGFGADAICPYLAIETIWRLQVDGKIPPKAGGEFYSKGELVKKYFKASNYGMMKVLAKMGISTLASYKGAQIFEALGLSSEVIERCFAGTPSRVEGATFEMLARDALKLHELAFPPRVFSPGSAEAVALPNPGDYHWRKGGEIHLNDPLAIAKLQEAARTNSVDAYKQYSKIIHELNKACNLRGILKFKEAAVKISLDEVEPASEIVKRFCTGAMSYGSISLEAHTTLATAMNKIGGKSNTGEGGEQPSRMEPLPDGSMNPKRSAIKQVASGRFGVSSYYLTNADELQIKMAQGAKPGEGGELPGHKVVGDIAVTRNSTPGVGLISPPPHHDIYSIEDLAQLIHDLKNANPAARISVKLVSEAGVGIIASGVVKGHADHVLISGHDGGTGASRWTGIKNAGLPWELGLAETHQTLVANDLRGRTTLQTDGQLKTGRDVAIAALLGAEEFGFSTAPLITLGCIMMRKCHKNTCPVGIATQDPVLREKFAGEPEHVINFFFMVAEEMREIMAQLGFRTVNEMVGRSDMLEVDKEVTKTSEKLQNIDLSLLLRPAAELRPEAAQYCVQKQDHGLDMALDNKLIGLSHAALEKGLPVYIESPIYNVNRAVGTMLSHEVTKRYLLDGLPNDTIHIRFTGSAGQSFGAFLCPGITLELEGDSNDYVGKGLSGGKIVVYPPKKSTFDPKTNIVIGNVALYGATRGEAYFNGMAAERFCVRNSGAKAVVEGVGDHGCEYMTGGIVVVLGNTGRNFAAGMSGGIAYVLDMDGKFQSRCNQELVDLDKVEEEEDIITLRMLIQQHQRHTDSVLAKEVLSDFENLLPKFIKVFPREYKRVLAGMKSKEASKNASSPAAIAEEGPDEAELNEKDAFEELKKMAAASSNGKPSQKVEQAESSKRPSRVTDAVKHRGFVAYEREGVQYRDPNVRMNDWKEVMEESKPGPLLKTQSARCMDCGTPFCHQENSGCPLGNKIPEFNELVYQNRWREALERLLETNNFPEFTGRVCPAPCEGSCVLGIIENPVSIKSIECAIIDKGFEEGWMVPRPPPKRTGRRVAIVGSGPAGLAAADQLNKMGHTVTVYERADRIGGLMMYGVPNMKTDKVDIVQRRVNLMAEEGVNFMVNANVGHDPMYSLGRLQEENDAIVLAVGATKPRDLPVPGRELSGVHFAMEFLHANTKSLLDSNLQDGNYISAKGKKVVVIGGGDTGTDCIGTSIRHGCSSIVNLELLPQPPETRAPGNPWPQWPRVFRIDYGHQEAAAKFGKDPRSYEVLTKRFVGDENGVLKGLEVIRVRWEKDETGKFQFKEIEGSEEIIEADLVLLAMGFLGPESTIAEKLGMERDNRSNFKADYGRFSTSVKGVFAAGDCRRGQSLVVWAISEGRQAASQVDRYLTKEDTEYNIAHTKRQQQDLAKRQQGGSKYTVMT; this is encoded by the exons ATGTCGTCTTCTTCACTTTCGTTCGCAGCGGCTCCGGCTTGGTCTGCGTGCACTCTACCGTCGAATATCGCAAGCAGCAGGACGCAGCTCAATGTGCGAACTGTGGCGAAGGCGAAACCGAAGAGCTTCTTCGGTACTCGTTTGCGTTCGAGCTGCAGGTCACTCGGTTCAGAGCGGCTGCACGTGTGGCGGTCGCAGGGGCCAGGGAGGTCGCCGGAGCTGAGGGTGGTGGTCCGGTCGGCATTGTCTGCTGTACCGGAGAAGCCGATGGGGCTTTACGATCCAGCTATGGATAAGGACTCATGCGGAGTGGGGTTCGTAGCGGAGCTGTCCGGCGAGGGCAACCGTAAAACG GTGACAGATGCTTTGGAGATGTTGGTGCGCATGACGCACAGGGGAGCTTGCGGGTGCGAAGCAAACACTGGAGACGGAGCCGGGATTCTTGTGGCTCTACCTCACCAGTTTTACACGGag GTCGTGGATTTTGAGCTTCCACCTCCTGGAAAATATGCAGTTGGCATGTTTTTCTTGCCCACCTCCGACAGTCGTAGGGAAGAGAGCAAAAATGTATTTAGAAAG GTTGCCGAATCACTGGGCCACTCTGTTCTTGGCTGGCGTTCTGTGCCCACTGATAATACAGGATTGGGCAAATCGGCCCTGCAGACCGAACCAGTGATTGAACAAGTGTTTCTTACGCCAAGCACCAAATCAAAACTTGATTTGGAAAGACAG ATGTACATATTAAGGAAGCTTTCAGATGCCGCTATAACATCAGCTTTAGATCTCCATAGTGATGGCATTGCTGATTTTTATACATGTTCACTTTCATCAAG GACTGTTGTTTATAAAGGTCAGTTAACACCAGCTCAGTTGAAGGGTTACTACTTTGCAGACCTTGGCAATGAAAGGTTTACGAGCTACATGGCCCTG ATACATTCACGATTCTCAACTAATACTTTTCCTAGTTGGGATCGTGCTCAACCAATGCGAGTTTTGGGCCACAATGGAGAAATCAACACACTTAGAGGCAATGTTAACTG GATGAAGGCACGTGAGGGCCTACTAAAGTGCAAGGAGCTTGGTCTATCCGAGAATGAGTTAAAGAAGCTTTTGCCCATTGTGAATACAACTTCATCTGATTCAG GTGCTTTTGATGGCGTGCTCGAGTTTTTGGTTCAGTCTGGAAAAAGTCTTCCTGAAGCTGTCATGATGATGATCCCTGAAGCATGGCAAAATGACAAGAACATGGATCCCCAGCGGAAAGCATTTTACGAGTATTTCTCGGCTCTCATGGAGCCATGGGATGGGCCTGCTCTTATATCAT TTACTGATGGTCACTATCTTGGAGCAACATTGGATAGGAATGGTCTGCGGCCAGGCCGCTTTTATGTCACTCACAGTGGACGAGTTATAATGGCAAGTGAAGTTGGGGTTGTAGACATTCCTCCTGAAGACGTTTGTAGGAAAGGAAGACTAAATCCTGGCATGATGCTTCTAGTAGATTTTGAGAAGCATGCTGTTGTGAATGATGATGCCTTGAAGGAACAGTACTCTTTGTCACGGCCTTATGGGGAGTGGCTCAAAAATCAGAAGATTCAGCTCCAAGACATAGTTGACTCTGTTCATGAATCTGAAAGAGTGCCTCCAAGCATAGCCGGGGTGATTCCA GCATCTGGGGATGATGCAGATATGGAAAATATGGGAATTCATGGTTTGCTGACTCCATTGAAAGCTTTTGG ATATACAGTTGAATCCTTGGAGATGTTATTACTTCCCATGGCAAAGGATGGTACAGAAGCCCTTGGTTCAATGGGAAATGATACTCCACTAGCTGTCATGTCTAACCGGGAGAAGCTTACTTTTGAGTACTTCAAGCAAATGTTTGCCCAAGTGACAAACCCACCTATTGATCCTATTCGTGAGAAAATAGTCACTTCCATGGAATGTATGGTTGGTCCAGAAGGGGACCTGACAGAAATTACTGAGGAACAATGCCACCGTCTTTCACTAAAAGGCCCTCTTTTATCCATTGAACAAATGGAAGCCATTAAAAAGATGAATTATAGGGGATGGCGGAGCAAAGTGATAGACATCACATACTCAAAGGATTGTGGTAAGAAAGGGTTGGACGAAGCTTTGGACAGGATATGTGCAGAAGCACATGATGCAATTAATGCTGGCTACACCACCCTTGTGCTGTCTGATAGAG CCTTCTCAAGGAAACGGGTTTCTGTTAGCTCCCTCTTGGCCGTTGGTGCTGTCCATCAACATCTAGTTAAAACACTTGAGCGCACTAGAGTTGCCTTGATGGTTGAATCTGCTGAACCACGTGAAGTGCATCACTTCTGCACGCTTGTTGGTTTTGGTGCTGATGCTATATGCCCATATTTGGCTATAGAGACAATCTGGCGACTGCAAGTTGATGGAAAGATCCCCCCAAAAGCTGGTGGGGAATTCTACTCAAAAGGTGAATTGGTCAAGAAGTACTTCAAAGCAAGCAACTATGGAATGATGAAGGTCCTTGCGAAGATGGGAATATCTACTTTGGCCTCTTACAAAGGTGCTCAGATTTTTGAAGCTCTGGGTCTTTCCTCAGAAGTAATTGAAAGGTGCTTTGCCGGAACCCCAAGCCGAGTTGAGGGGGCAACATTTGAGATGCTTGCTCGCGATgctcttaaattgcatgaattggcaTTTCCTCCTCGTGTTTTCTCTCCTGGGAGTGCTGAAGCTGTTGCTTTGCCAAATCCTGGCGATTACCACTGGAGAAAAGGTGGTGAAATTCACTTGAATGATCCACTTGCTATAGCAAAGCTTCAAGAGGCTGCCAGAACTAACAGTGTAGATGCATATAAACAGTACTCCAAGATCATTCATGAGTTAAATAAGGCTTGCAACTTGCGAGGAATACTGAAATTTAAAGAGGCAGCAGTGAAGATTTCACTTGATGAAGTTGAACCTGCTAGTGAGATAGTTAAACGATTTTGCACTGGGGCCATGAGTTATGGGTCAATCTCATTGGAGGCGCACACAACATTGGCAACTGCTATGAATAAGATTGGAGGGAAATCCAACACAG GTGAGGGTGGTGAGCAACCATCACGCATGGAGCCTCTTCCTGATGGCTCAATGAACCCAAAAAGAAGTGCTATCAAGCAGGTTGCTAGTGGGAGATTTGGTGTTTCAAGTTACTATCTTACAAATGCTGATGAATTGCAGATAAAGATGGCCCAG GGAGCTAAACCAGGAGAGGGAGGTGAACTTCCTGGCCACAAGGTTGTAGGAGACATTGCTGTCACCAGGAATTCAACTCCTGGGGTAGGACTTATCAGCCCACCTCCTCATCACGATATTTATTCCATTGAAGATCTTGCCCAATTAATTCATGATCTAAAG AATGCCAACCCGGCTGCTCGAATTAGTGTCAAGTTGGTATCAGAAGCTGGAGTAGGCATAATTGCTAGTGGAGTTGTTAAAGGGCATGCTGACCATGTCTTGATCTCCGGCCATGATGGAGGGACAGGGGCATCCAGGTGGACTGGCATAAAGAATGCTGGGCTCCCTTGGGAACTTGGCTTGGCCGAGACCCACCAAACTTTGGTAGCTAATGACCTCCGTGGTCGCACAACTCTCCAAACTGATGGGCAACTCAAAACAGGAAGAGATGTGGCCATAGCTGCTCTCCTTGGTGCAGAAGAGTTTGGTTTCAGTACAGCTCCACTCATTACTCTCGGTTGCATTATGATGCGGAAGTGCCACAAGAATACCTGTCCTGTTGGCATTGCTACCCAAGATCCAGTACTCAGAGAAAAGTTTGCTGGAGAACCTGAGCATGTCATCAACTTCTTCTTCATGGTTGCTGAAGAGATGAGAGAAATTATGGCCCAGCTGGGGTTTAGGACTGTCAATGAGATGGTTGGCCGTTCAGACATGCTTGAAGTTGATAAAGAAGTCACTAAGACCAGTGAGAAATTGCAGAACATTGATCTCTCTCTATTGCTTAGACCTGCAGCTGAACTGCGGCCAGAAGCTGCTCAATACTGTGTGCAAAAACAAGATCATGGTTTGGACATGGCTTTGGATAATAAGCTCATTGGTTTGTCCCATGCTGCTTTGGAGAAGGGTCTCCCAGTATACATTGAAAGTCCAATTTATAATGTGAACCGTGCTGTGGGAACTATGCTTAGCCATGAGGTGACCAAAAGGTACCTCTTAGATGGTCTTCCAAATGACACCATTCATATCAGATTTACAGGAAGCGCAGGCCAGAGCTTTGGTGCATTCCTTTGTCCTGGTATCACTCTGGAACTTGAAGGCGATAGCAATGATTATGTTGGTAAAGGGTTGTCTGGCGGCAAGATTGTAGTATATCCTCCAAAGAAGAGTACCTTTGACCCAAAGACTAATATTGTAATTGGTAATGTGGCACTCTATGGAGCTACACGTGGTGAGGCATATTTCAATGGGATGGCCGCAGAAAGATTTTGTGTGCGTAATTCTGGGGCTAAGGCGGTAGTTGAAGGCGTTGGAGATCATGGATGCGAGTATATGACTGGTGGGATAGTAGTTGTCCTTGGAAACACTGGTCGAAATTTTGCGGCAGGAATGAGTGGTGGAATTGCTTACGTTCTTGATATGGATGGAAAATTCCAATCTCGATGCAACCAGGAACTTGTAGATTTGGACAAggttgaggaggaggaggatattATTACTCTTAGAATGTTGATACAACAACATCAGCGTCACACAGATAGCGTGCTTGCCAAAGAAGTGCTTTCTGACTTTGAAAATCTTCTTCCAAAATTTATCAAGGTGTTCCCCAGGGAGTACAAACGTGTTTTGGCTGGTATGAAGTCAAAGGAAGCCTCCAAAAACGCATCTTCGCCTGCTGCAATTGCAGAAGAGGGGCCAGATGAAGCAGAACTGAATGAGAAAGATGCTTTTGAAGAGCTTAAGAAAATGGCTGCTGCATCTTCAAATGGGAAGCCAAGTCAG AAGGTTGAACAGGCTGAATCATCCAAGAGACCAAGTAGAGTCACTGATGCAGTTAAACATAGAGGTTTTGTTGCTTATGAGCGTGAAGGTGTTCAGTATAGGGATCCTAATGTTCGGATGAACGATTGGAAGGAAGTGATGGAGGAGTCGAAGCCTGGCCCACTTCTGAAAACCCAGTCAGCCCGTTGCATGGACTGTGGTACTCCTTTCTGTCATCAG GAAAATTCTGGATGTCCTCTTGGAAATAAAATACCAGAGTTTAATGAGTTAGTATACCAAAATAGGTGGCGCGAGGCATTGGAAAGGCTTCTTGAGACAAATAACTTCCCCGAGTTCACTGGTCGGGTGTGCCCAGCACCCTGTGAAGGTTCTTGTGTCCTTGGCATTATTGAGAATCCAGTGTCTATTAAAAGCATTGAATGTGCTATCATAGACAAGGGATTTGAGGAGGGTTGGATGGTGCCACGGCCTCCCCCCAAAAGAACTGG GAGAAGAGTTGCCATTGTTGGAAGCGGACCAGCTGGGTTGGCAGCTGCTGATCAACTCAATAAAATGGGACACACAGTAACTGTGTATGAGAGAGCCGACAGGATTGGAGGGCTTATGATGTATGGGGTTCCCAACATGAAAACAGACAAGGTGGATATAGTTCAACGACGGGTCAACCTTATGGCAGAGGAGGGAGTCAATTTTATGGTGAATGCTAATGTTGGACATGATCCTATGTACTCTCTTGGTCGGCTTCAAGAGGAAAATGATGCTATTGTGTTGGCTGTCGGAGCTACGAAACCAAG GGATCTTCCTGTTCCTGGGCGGGAGTTGTCAGGAGTTCATTTTGCCATGGAGTTTCTTCATGCAAACACTAAAAGCTTGCTTGACAGCAATCTACAAGATGGTAACTACATTTCTGCAAAGGGCAAAAAAGTTGTGGTCATTGGTGGGGGTGATACGGGCACAGATTGCATAGGGACATCCATTCGTCATGGGTGTAGTAGCATAGTAAACCTTGAACTTCTCCCACAGCCACCCGAAACTAGGGCACCAGGCAACCCTTGGCCACAG TGGCCTCGCGTATTCCGTATAGATTACGGGCACCAAGAAGCTGCAGCTAAATTTGGCAAAGATCCAAGATCTTATGAGGTATTGACTAAGCGGTTTGTGGGAGATGAGAATGGAGTTTTGAAGGGACTTGAAGTCATACGAGTCCGCTGGGAGAAGGATGAGACAGGGAAGTTTCAGTTTAAGGAAATTGAGGGCAGTGAGGAAATCATTGAGGCTGATCTAGTGTTACTTGCCATGGGATTCCTTGGCCCTGAATCT ACAATTGCAGAGAAATTGGGTATGGAGCGAGACAACAGGTCAAACTTCAAGGCAGATTATGGTCGCTTCTCAACCAGTGTGAAAGGTGTCTTTGCAGCTGGCGATTGTCGCCGTGGCCAGTCCCTCGTGGTATGGGCAATTTCGGAGGGACGCCAAGCTGCTTCACAAGTTGATAGGTACCTCACGAAAGAAGACACAGAGTACAACATCGCTCATACCAAGAGGCAGCAGCAAGACCTCGCCAAGAGACAACAGGGCGGTAGCAAGTACACAGTGATGACTTAA